One Phaseolus vulgaris cultivar G19833 chromosome 4, P. vulgaris v2.0, whole genome shotgun sequence DNA window includes the following coding sequences:
- the LOC137838132 gene encoding transcription factor MYBS3-like: MGRKCSHCGNRGHNSRTCSSLRATFVGVRLFGVQLHISNSSSLTMKKSFSMDSLPLLSSPSSSFSSSVGYLSDSDGLIVPPQDRKKGVPWTEEEHRTFLVGLEKLGKGDWRGISRNYVTTRTPTQVASHAQKYFIRLATLNKKKRRSSLFDLVGGSSNCKSGDLVSSAKSKGEIENDVTLSLLQFQETKKTDEQREDDNYCEAEAGADDEGVMWLHPQMKSSNNIAAIPDLELTLSVSKGKVKTMEQTKSTPASFLLGPISVT; encoded by the exons ATGGGCAGAAAATGCTCACATTGTGGAAACAGAGGTCATAACTCCAGAACCTGTTCATCTTTGAGAGCAACTTTTGTAGGAGTTCGTCTCTTTGGGGTTCAACTACACATATCAAACTCTTCTTCTCTTACCATGAAAAAAAGCTTCAGCATGGATTCCTTGCCCTTAttatcctctccatcttcctcCTTTTCTTCATCTGTTGGGTATCTATCAGATTCAGATGGCCTCATTGTTCCACCACAAGACAGGAAGAAAG GAGTGCCATGGACAGAAGAAGAGCACAGAACATTCCTTGTTGGACTCGAGAAGCTGGGAAAAGGTGATTGGAGGGGTATCTCCAGAAACTATGTGACTACAAGAACCCCAACACAAGTTGCTAGCCATGCTCAGAAGTACTTTATTCGTCTTGCAACCTTGAACAAGAAAAAGAGACGTTCAAGTCTTTTTGACTTG GTTGGAGGCAGCTCTAACTGTAAGTCAGGTGATTTAGTTTCTTCTGCTAAATCCAAAGGTGAAATTGAGAACGATGTCACCTTGTCACTTCTTCAATTTCAAGAAACCAAGAAGACAGATGAGCAGAGAGAAGATGATAATTATTGTGAAGCTGAAGCAGGTGCAGATGATGAAGGTGTTATGTGGCTTCATCCTCAGATGAAATCTTCAAATAATATTGCAGCAATTCCTGATCTGGAACTCACTCTTTCAGTCTCCAAGGGCAAGGTTAAGACCATGGAACAAACTAAATCAACCCCTGCTTCCTTCCTTCTTGGCCCAATTAGCGTCACTTAA
- the LOC137838131 gene encoding uncharacterized protein yields MAEEPKPPQPSDPPLPFDPSRMVGIIKRKALIKDLAAVYHAECLAYCQELLELQTKWEEPFIDLKIPEESKKETARPSKRAKKLR; encoded by the exons ATGGCGGAAGAACCCAAACCTCCGCAACCTTCCGATCCTCCATTGCCGTTTGATCCTAGTCGGa TGGTCGGAATCATCAAGAGGAAGGCGTTGATCAAAGACCTAGCTGCGGTATACCATGCCGAATGCCTTGCTTACTGTCAAGAGCTTTTGGAACTTCAAACCAAATGGGAAGAG CCATTTATCGACTTAAAAATTCCAGAGGAATCCAAAAAGGAGACGGCACGACCCTCTAAACGTGCAAAAAAGTTGCGATAG
- the LOC137838128 gene encoding cytidine deaminase 1-like: MEQAKPKFVISASEAQSHSSPIAKLLPSLVPSAHSLARPPISNFPVAAVGLGSSGRIFVGVNVEFPGLPFHHTIHAEQFLLTNLSLHGETRLDSFAVSAAPCGHCRQFLQELRDAPDIQILITSHANPNFTPLSHFLSHRFGPHDLLPKTAPLLLEPRHNALSLPTPIPHNTNPNLTLSALEAANSSHAPYSAAPSGVALLDSKGTVYKGSYIESAAYNPSLGPLQAALVAFIVGGGGAYDEIVGAVLVEKEGAVIKQEPTARLLLHSISPHCHFRTFLATSSHSP, translated from the coding sequence ATGGAGCAGGCCAAGCCCAAATTCGTAATATCGGCATCAGAGGCCCAATCCCATTCCTCGCCCATCGCCAAGCTCCTCCCCTCCCTCGTCCCCTCCGCCCACTCCCTCGCCCGCCCCCCCATCTCCAACTTCCCCGTCGCCGCCGTCGGCCTCGGTTCCTCTGGCCGCATCTTCGTCGGCGTCAACGTCGAGTTCCCTGGCCTCCCCTTCCACCACACCATCCACGCCGAGCAGTTCCTCCTCACCAACCTCTCACTCCACGGCGAGACCCGCCTCGACTCCTTCGCCGTCTCCGCCGCCCCCTGCGGCCACTGCCGCCAGTTCCTCCAGGAACTCCGCGACGCCCCCGACATCCAAATCCTGATCACCTCCCACGCGAACCCTAACTTCACCCCTCTCTCCCACTTCCTCTCCCACCGCTTCGGCCCCCACGATCTTCTCCCCAAAACCGCTCCTCTCCTCTTGGAGCCTCGCCACAACGCCCTCTCTCTCCCCACTCCCATTCCCCACAACACCAACCCTAATCTCACGCTTTCCGCGTTGGAGGCCGCCAATAGCTCCCACGCGCCCTACAGCGCCGCCCCCTCCGGCGTCGCCCTTCTCGATTCCAAGGGCACCGTCTATAAAGGCTCTTACATTGAGTCCGCTGCTTATAACCCCAGCTTGGGACCGCTCCAGGCCGCCCTGGTCGCCTTCATTGTCGGCGGCGGCGGCGCCTATGATGAGATTGTCGGCGCTGTGTTAGTCGAGAAGGAGGGCGCCGTCATCAAGCAGGAGCCCACGGCGAGGTTGCTGCTCCATTCCATTTCCCCTCACTGCCATTTCAGGACCTTTCTTGCAACCTCTTCTCATTCACCATGA
- the LOC137838129 gene encoding uncharacterized protein has translation MANVVGLRLPLPVLGSVCVSHSSSTFATTLSTPPLNNLNWKVKGPRRMVLGLGVSFFSQFLTMGTNSFIASARIKGGPSVDELLKDVDWPEQFPFKEEDFQRFDETPDSLFYEAPRFVTHIDDPAIAALTKYYSKVFPPSNTPGVSILDTCSSWVSHFPPGYKQERVVGLGMNEEELKRNPVLTEYAVQDLNVNPKLPFEDNSFDIITNVVSVDYLTKPLDVFKEMCRILKPGGQAIMSFSNRCFWTKAISIWTSTGDADHVMIVASYFHYAGGFEPPQAVDISPNPGRSDPMYIVYSRKLSTA, from the exons ATGGCAAATGTTGTTGGACTAAGGTTGCCATTACCAGTGTTGGGTTCTGTGTGTGTTTCTCACTCTTCTTCAACCTTTGCCACTACTCTTTCAACACCACCATTAAACAACTTGAATTGGAAAGTTAAGGGTCCTCGTCGCATGGTTTTGGGTCTTGGAGTTTCCTTCTTCTCTCAGTTTCTCACTATGGGTACCAACTCCTTCATTGCCTCCGCAAGGATAAAGGGTGGTCCCTCAGTGGATGAG TTACTGAAGGATGTCGATTGGCCGGAGCAGTTCCCCTTTAAAGAGGAGGATTTCCAGCGTTTTGATGA GACACCAGATTCCTTGTTCTATGAAGCACCTCGATTCGTGACACACATTGATGACCCTGCAATTGCTGCTCTGACTAAGTATTACTCCAAAGTTTTCCCACCTAGCAACACTCCTGGAGTAAGCATCTTGGATACGTGTAGCAGTTGG GTCAGCCATTTTCCACCAGGATACAAGCAAGAACGAGTGGTGGGATTAGGCATGAATGAAGAAGAGCTGAAGAGGAACCCT GTTCTCACAGAGTATGCTGTGCAAGACTTAAATGTGAACCCCAAACTGCCATTTGAGGATAACTCTTTCGACATCATCACTAATGTG GTCAGTGTTGATTACCTTACAAAGCCACTTGATGTCTTCAAGGAGATGTGCAGGATTCTCAAGCCAGGTGGACAAGCCATAATGAG CTTTTCAAACCGATGCTTCTGGACAAAGGCCATTTCTATATGGACATCAACTGGGGATGCTGATCATGTTATGATTGTTGCATCATATTTCCATTATGCTGGAGGGTTTGAACCTCCTCAG GCTGTGGATATATCTCCAAATCCTGGACGCTCAGATCCTATGTACATTGTGTACTCTAGGAAGCTCTCTACTGCTTGA